The following nucleotide sequence is from Apium graveolens cultivar Ventura chromosome 4, ASM990537v1, whole genome shotgun sequence.
ATACTATTTTACAGGGGATTTTGGGAGGGGGACGAGAAATTGCTGTGAAGAGGCTCTCAAAGGATTCAAGACAAGGAGTAGACGAATTCATGAATGAAGTCTCAAGCATTGCTAAACTTCAACATAGGAATCTTGCGATGCTTCTTGGGTGCTGCATTCAGGAAGGGGAGAGGCTATTGATCTACGAATATTTGCCTAACAAAAGTTTAGATTATTATATATTCGGTATGATCTAATACAAAGCTTCTATATTTCTTTACTGTTGGTTTATAAATATCAAAGTTAAAGCAGCAAAAATTGTACTCCAGAAAACAACTGACCTAAATGGAAAATGAACAGATAAAAATATGAGCCAGTCATTAAACTGGCCGAAGAGGTACAACATTATTGTTGGTATTGCAAGGGGGCTACTCTATCTTCACCAGGATTCCAGGCTAAAAATTATCCATAGAGATCTCAAAGCCAGCAATATTTTACTAGATCATGACATGAACCCGAAAATATCAGACTTTGGATTGGCTAGAACTTTTGGAGAGAGTGAAACTCCAGCAAGTACAACAAGAGTTGTTGGGACACAGTAAGAGTTCCTGCAACTTTTCAATAATGTTTTCTAGATTAATATTTCCACAGCCTAATCATTAATATTTCCCATGTAGCGGATACATGTCCCCGGAGTATGCCTTCGACGGACTGTTCTCAGTTAAGTCTGATGTCTATAGCTTCGGTGTATCACTTCTAGAGGTAATAGCAGGGAAGAGAAACAGAGGTTTTGTTCATCCAGATCATCACCTTAATCTTATTGGACATGTAAGTAAATTGTTGGTGTGTGCGTGTGTAATATAAGGTCTTAATTTTTTGGTCTTGCGATTTTAATTTTTGACTTGAACTACCATTTTAGGTATGGAAAAGGTACACTGAGAGTAATCTTTTGGAAGTAATTGATAGCGTGATCTTGGAGTCAATTAGTAATCAACATGAAGTATTTAGAGTTATTCAAATTGGGTTGTTGTGCGTTCAAGAATATCCAGAAGACAGGCCAAACATGTCATCGACGATGATGATGCTGACTAGGGATGATGCATTGCCTATTCCTAAACAGCCCGGATTTTTCTTGGAGAGAAAAAACTATCCTGAAACAGGCTCTTCACCAAAAGCCTCTACCATGAACACAATTAGTGTGTCATCTTTTGCACCCAGATAGTGTGTTTTTTTTTACAACTAAATGTATATGTACCTTGAGAAGCATTTTGCAACCTTGTTATTCAATTTTCCTTTTTGTTAAATGTCTTTTGCAATGCTTTCAAATGGACGCATTCATTCTAATTCGAATAAGTCAATCAACTGTCCTATTGATGGATGGACTTTCATCAACTTCTCAACCAAAGGTAAACATGTTGGGAATATGAAAGGCTTAACTAATCGACTAATGATGGAAAAGGGGATATAAATATAATTCCTTCTAATATGTGGACTGTGAAGGTATAATTTAACCTCTTTCGACAAGTCATTTTGTAAAGGATTACGTTCTTAATGTGGTTGATTTAGAGATTAATTGTCAAATTTCGTTTTCTTGTGCAGCACTTGTTGCCTGCATGGTTTTTAAAGGTCGGAGGACATTCTTACATTGCATGCAATGAGGAGTCACTACCAGGCAGTCGACTCAGTTAATTTTATTTAACATTATTTATAAGGAGATTAATTATCATTTCTCGGAGTTTATTTGTGTTCAAGAGTTTATTTTACATCTTTGTTAATGGTTAAAAcctttcttactttcttgactAGTGTACTTGTTGGGCATTAATGTGCTCACTCTTTAAATTGTTATTCTGAGCAGTTAAGCACGAGCACGAAGGAAGGGGAATTCACTGCAAGCAGATAAAGGATAATAGTAAGTGTGAACTGTTCTTATAAATCTACTAGAATCATTCTCTGCTTCTGTAGTAAGTCAATGTAACAATTCAGGTTTGAGTTAGTTTGACCAAACTTGTGGTGTTACATGTCTTTTTTTGCTATGAGGTGACCATACTAGTTGCACTCTTGCATACTATTCAACAGATGAAAATTCTTCTTGCTATTATATAGACGCCAGGATAGACAAACTCAATCAAATCACAAGGAGACTTTCGAATTTTTGAGTTTTGAAACTTGGACTAACACATGATATAACCACCACTGATTTCATGCACACAAGCACAAGATAATAAGATATTTAGAAGAAAAAGCAGCATCAATGGACTGCACTGCTATCATTTTGTTGTGCTCATGTTTACTCTCAATCTTAATGTTTAACTCTGCAGCAGACACTATAACTGCAAATCAAACCATTAGTGATGGACAAACAATTGTTTCCGCAGGCGGCCAATTTGAAATGGGATTTTTCAGCACCGCAGGGCTTCCTCTGAATCGATATTTTGGTATATGGTACAAGAAGATAGCAAATGGATCAGTTGTGTGGGTGGCTAATAGAGAATCTCCAATTTTTAATACGTCAGGTGTTGTAAAGGTCAGTAGCAGGGGAATTGTTGTAAGTACTAATCAGAGTACTGATAGCATATGGACGTCGAATTCTTCAGGATCAGTAAAGAATCCAGTGGCTCAGCTATTAGATTCAGGGAACCTTGTTTTCCGCGATGAAAATGAGCAACAAAATTTTGCCTGGCAGAGTTTTGATCATCCGGTGGATACTATTCTACCACGCATGAAATTTGGATATGATTTAGTGACTGGCAAAGACTGGTACCTCGTACCATGGAAAAGTCTTGACGATCCAGCACCTGGTAACTATATTCAGCGGGttgataaaaatggttatccacaGCTGTTTTTGTGGAAAGATTCAGTTCCTTGGTACAGAACTGGACCTTGGGTTGGGTCAAAATTTAGCGGCTTACCTATTCAGGAGTACAATGAACTCTACATAACAAGATTTGTTATAACTGAGACGGAGGCTTATTATGTTTTTGATCTTCTCAATAGTGAAACTCCTATTACAAGGCTGACATTGACACCAGGCGGCGTATCAGCTCGTTATATCTGGAACCGTGAGAAGAACGAATGGACACAATATCTGACTTTAGAAGTGAGCGACTGTGATCGTTATGCAATTTGTGGAACAAATGGTGTTTGCAATGTTAACAAATCTCCGAGGTGTGAATGTCTGGAAGGGTTTGATCCGGTTAGCCCAGAAGACTGGGCACAAGCAGATTGGACTGATGGTTGTTCGCGCAAAGTTCAACTAAAATGTGGAAACGGAGATGGTTTCTTGAATTATACTGGTGTAAAATTACCCGACACGCAATGGTCATGGTATAGCATGAGTTTAAACCTTGTAGAATGTGAGAAAAGGTGTTTGAAGGATTGCAATTGTACAGCGTATTCAAATACAGATATTCGAAATGGGGGAAGTGGATGCTTGTTATGGTTTGGTGGCTTGAAGGATATGCGAGGCTACTCAGATGATGGACAAGATCTTTATGTAAGAATGCCCGGGTCTGGTCTAAGTAAGTGTCCTTTCAAGCTATAATGATTTAGTAACATTCGATATGTTTCTGTTATTCAACTACTTTGCTTTCAATAATATGAGTTGTCAACACAGAGGGAAACAAACATTCCGAACAAAAGACACGGGTGAGGATTGTATTAATTCCTGTTTCTGCAGTACTAGCCGGTATACTTTGCCTCTTCCTGTTGTATAGAATCAGGAAAAAAAGGATTAACAGAGCAGGTATTTAAGTATTGGATTCATGCATTCTTCAATGAATTAATTAGCAGTTGATTTGCAAACTCCagatattaaataaaattaacatgtaaaaCTTGGAAACGAATTTTTGTTCATAAAACTTCATGTGATGGTTGCATTGTTCACTAAAGTATCGATTTGCTTCTTGCATCCGCAGGAAAAGAAAAAACTCTAGCAGGCCAAGACTTGGATTTACctatatttagcttaatgcaaaTTGCAAAAGCCACTGACAATTTCTCCGATAACAGGCAGCTTGGCAAAGGTGGATTTGGGACTGTATATAAGGTGAACACTTCCAAATTTCTCATGTGCATATATTAATTGTTAAGTCTCCAGTTTTGCACAGCAAGCATCGGGATAGTAATGTTTTTTAAATTTAGTATATATTTTCGATTAACTTAATATACAAACTTGCTGTTTTAAATCTAAATGGATGCATAATCTAATCAGAACTACTGTTAAACCACTATATATCTCTCAAAAGAAAGCACATAACCATGCTAATATGCTTTAAAAGTTTATGTTAAGGATGCTAAATTTAGAAGGTGACAATGCCGGTTGGTAAAAAATTATGAAGGCATCACATATACTAATTTTCAGGGAATTTTGGAAGAGGGACAAGAAATAGCTGTAAAGAGGCTCTCGAAGGATTCAAGACAAGGAGTAGACGAGTTCTTGAATGAAGTTTCATGCATTGCTAAACTTCAACATAGGAACCTTGTGATGCTTCTTGGGTGCTGCATTCAGGAAGGGGAGAGGCTATTGATCTATGAATATTTGCCTAACAAAAGTTTAGATTATTATATATTCGGTATGATCCAATCTAAAGCTtctttttatttgtttattttgttGGTTTATGAATATCAATGTTAAAGCATTAAAATTGTTCCCCAGAAAAAAATTGACCTAAATGGCAAATGAACAGATAAAAATATGAGCCAGTCATTAAACTGGCCGAAGAGGTACAACATTATTGTTGGTATTGCAAGGGGGCTACTCTATCTTCACCAGGATTCCAGACTAAAAATTATTCATAGAGATCTTAAAGCCAGCAATATTTTACTAGATCATGAAATGAACCCGAAAATATCAGACTTTGGACTGGCTCGAACTTTTGGGGAGAGTGACACTCCAGAAAGTACAACAAGAGTGGTTGGGACACAGTAAGAGTTCCTACAACATTTTAATTATGTTTTCTGGATTACATTGCGCAGAAATACTTTCGTTTATAAACTTTAATCAACAGTCCACTGCATAACTGATACGTTTCATTAATTTTTCCCATGTAGTGGATACATGTCCCCGGAATATGCCTTTGATGGTCTGTTCTCAGTTAAGTCCGATGTCTATAGCTTTGGTGTATCACTTCTAGAGATAATAGCAGGGAAAAGAAACAGGGGTTTTGTTCATCCAGATAACAACCATAATCTTATTGGACATGTAAGTAaaatatttgtgtgtgtgtgtgagggAAATCTATGGTCTTAATCTGCTGGTCTTGCGATCTTTATAATTGACTTGAATTGATATTTAGGTGTGGAAAAGGTACACTGAGTGTAATCTTCTGGAAGTAGTTGATAGCGTGATCTTGGAGTCAAGTAATCAACATGAAATATTTCGAGCTATTCAAATTGGGTTATTGTGCGTGCAAGAATATCCAGAAGACAGGCCAAACATGTCATCGACGATCATGATGCTGACTAGGGATGATATCTTGCCTACTCCTAAACAGCCTGGGTTTTTCTCGGAGAGAAGGAACTGTCCTGAAACAGGCTCTTCACCAGAAGCCTCTGCCATGAACACAATTAGTGTGTCATCTTTTGCACCTAGATAATGTACATTTCGATGTTGATGTTTCATTTTAGTTTAAATGTCATATGTTTAAGATGGTATAAATCTCATATTATAGCAAAATTTAAATGTTAGTCATGGTATATAATTATTGATTTGAAGCATACACATAAGTTATTTGATTAGAAACGATGTCTACAAGGCttatagacatcggctaaaaacccATGCCTAATGCCCGTATCTTTACATTCTAAAAACCGATGTCTGATAGCCCTATCTTTCTATAAACATGCGAAGACATCGCCTCTCTTTTCAATAAACATCAGTTTTTATctttctctacacatgcgaaCACATCGCTTGTCTTTTCAACAAACATcagtttttagccgatgtctcATCTAGTTTTTCTAGTAGTGGATACTTGCAGAAGCCTGAATGGTTCAGCTACGAATGCAGTGGGAGTATAGCATCGTTTGATACATCATGCCAAAGCAGGGATGCTACTTCTTACAGCCGCTGCTGCTGGCACTTGGTATTACTTGACATTCCAAGCATCAAAACCTTGTTCTGTTGACCATCTCTCGACATTTGAGTCCAAAATTTTTAAGAGTATCCCGGACCCAGAACAAGAGGAAATTCAAATGAGCTTTGTCAGGCTCAAAAAGGGAGCAGGATCTTCAAGCTTGATACATGGGCCTTATTTCTTGCTCCTGAGTTTTAAAAATGATGGAAAGCAAGTGCAAGGTAAGTAAAATAGTTTCACTTTCATTTCTAATCGTGCTCCCGAGTTTTTAAAAGGAACGAAAGCAAGTGGCCATGAATGTAAATTTTACATACTTTACTTTCAAAACTTTCATCCCATATTTGGGATGAAAGTACTTACCTCCCTGTCACTTACTTCCTTCCCTAATAAAAATTCGGGAGCAAGAGCAAACTCGACTCTCAAGCATGGGGCTCTCAAGTGTGGTGGGTTTCTTAAGGATGCTGCTGCAGCAGCAGCAAAAATCTTTTTTAGCCCTTTTGCAGGCTCAAGAGGTCAGTGAAGGTTCAACTAATTGATCATGATGATATGATTGTAGTACCTCATTTTACTCGTGCAAGTACTACTTTCTTTTGTTGCAGTGTTCCGTTTACTGCATTTGTATTATATTTGCAACTATGTGTGTCAAGGCTCCGTAAATCTTGATTTCCAGAAACTTGTGATGTATAATTAGATGACCCTTTTATTACCGGATTTGTTTACCGTTTTCTTATGAAAATTGTGTGTTACTGAGAGTTA
It contains:
- the LOC141721686 gene encoding G-type lectin S-receptor-like serine/threonine-protein kinase At4g27290 isoform X3, whose product is MDCTAIILLCSCLLSILMFNSAADTITANQTISDGQTIVSAGGQFEMGFFSTAGLPLNRYFGIWYKKIANGSVVWVANRESPIFNTSGVVKVSSRGIVVSTNQSTDSIWTSNSSGSVKNPVAQLLDSGNLVFRDENEQQNFAWQSFDHPVDTILPRMKFGYDLVTGKDWYLVPWKSLDDPAPGNYIQRVDKNGYPQLFLWKDSVPWYRTGPWVGSKFSGLPIQEYNELYITRFVITETEAYYVFDLLNSETPITRLTLTPGGVSARYIWNREKNEWTQYLTLEVSDCDRYAICGTNGVCNVNKSPRCECLEGFDPVSPEDWAQADWTDGCSRKVQLKCGNGDGFLNYTGVKLPDTQWSWYSMSLNLVECEKRCLKDCNCTAYSNTDIRNGGSGCLLWFGGLKDMRGYSDDGQDLYVRMPGSGLKGNKHSEQKTRVRIVLIPVSAVLAGILCLFLLYRIRKKRINRAGKEKTLAGQDLDLPIFSLMQIAKATDNFSDNRQLGKGGFGTVYKGILEEGKEIAVKRLSKDSRQGLDEFMNEVSCIAKLQHRNLVMLLGCCIEEGERILLYECLPNKSLDHYIFDINMSQSLDWPKRYSIIVGIARGLLYLHQDSRLKIIHRDLKASNILLDHEMNPKISDFGLARTFGESETPASTTRVVGTHGYMSPEYAFDGLFSVKSDVYSFGVSLLEVITGKRNRAFVHPDHSHNLIGHVWKRYTEGNLLEVIDSVILESISNQHEVFRVIQIGLLCVQEYPEDRPNMSSTIMMLTRDDTLPVPKQPGFFSERRNCPETGSSPKASTTNTISVTYFAAR
- the LOC141721686 gene encoding G-type lectin S-receptor-like serine/threonine-protein kinase At4g27290 isoform X5 translates to MDCTAIILLCSCLLSILMFNSAADTITANQTISDGQTIVSAGGQFEMGFFSTAGLPLNRYFGIWYKKIANGSVVWVANRESPIFNTSGVVKVSSRGIVVSTNQSTDSIWTSNSSGSVKNPVAQLLDSGNLVFRDENEQQNFAWQSFDHPVDTILPRMKFGYDLVTGKDWYLVPWKSLDDPAPGNYIQRVDKNGYPQLFLWKDSVPWYRTGPWVGSKFSGLPIQEYNELYITRFVITETEAYYVFDLLNSETPITRLTLTPGGVSARYIWNREKNEWTQYLTLEVSDCDRYAICGTNGVCNVNKSPRCECLEGFDPVSPEDWAQADWTDGCSRKVQLKCGNGDGFLNYTGVKLPDTQWSWYSMSLNLVECEKRCLKDCNCTAYSNTDIRNGGSGCLLWFGGLKDMRGYSDDGQDLYVRMPGSGLKGNKHSEQKTRVRIVLIPVSAVLAGILCLFLLYRIRKKRINRAGKEKTLAGQDLDLPIFSLMQIAKATDNFSDNRQLGKGGFGTVYKGILEEGQEIAVKRLSKDSRQGVDEFLNEVSCIAKLQHRNLVMLLGCCIQEGERLLIYEYLPNKSLDYYIFDKNMSQSLNWPKRYNIIVGIARGLLYLHQDSRLKIIHRDLKASNILLDHEMNPKISDFGLARTFGESDTPESTTRVVGTHGYMSPEYAFDGLFSVKSDVYSFGVSLLEIIAGKRNRGFVHPDNNHNLIGHVWKRYTECNLLEVVDSVILESSNQHEIFRAIQIGLLCVQEYPEDRPNMSSTIMMLTRDDILPTPKQPGFFSERRNCPETGSSPEASAMNTISVSSFAPR
- the LOC141721686 gene encoding G-type lectin S-receptor-like serine/threonine-protein kinase At4g27290 isoform X4; the encoded protein is MDCTAIILLCSCLLSILMFNSAADTITANQTISDGQTIVSAGGQFEMGFFSTAGLPLNRYFGIWYKKIANGSVVWVANRESPIFNTSGVVKVSSRGIVVSTNQSTDSIWTSNSSGSVKNPVAQLLDSGNLVFRDENEQQNFAWQSFDHPVDTILPRMKFGYDLVTGKDWYLVPWKSLDDPAPGNYIQRVDKNGYPQLFLWKDSVPWYRTGPWVGSKFSGLPIQEYNELYITRFVITETEAYYVFDLLNSETPITRLTLTPGGVSARYIWNREKNEWTQYLTLEVSDCDRYAICGTNGVCNVNKSPRCECLEGFDPVSPEDWAQADWTDGCSRKVQLKCGNGDGFLNYTGVKLPDTQWSWYSMSLNLVECEKRCLKDCNCTAYSNTDIRNGGSGCLLWFGGLKDMRGYSDDGQDLYVRMPGSGLKGNKHSEQKTRVRIVLIPVSAVLAGILCLFLLYRIRKKRINRAGKEKTLAGQDLDLPIFSLMQIAKATDNFSDNRQLGKGGFGTVYKGILEEGQEIAVKRLSKDSRQGLDEFMNEVSCIAKLQHRNLVMLRGCCIEEGERLLIYEYLPNKSLDYYIFDKNTSKSLNWPKRYNIIVGIARGLLYLHRDSRLKIIHRDLKASNILLDHDMNPKISDFGLARTFGESETPASTTRVVGTHGYMSPEYAFDGLFSVKSDVYSFGVSLLEVITGKRNRAFVHPGHSHNLIGHVWKRYTEGNLLEVVDSVILESISNQHEVFRVIQIGLLCVQEYPEDRPNMSSTIMMLTTDDTLPVPKQPGFFSERRNCPETGSSPKASTTNTISVTYFAAR
- the LOC141721686 gene encoding G-type lectin S-receptor-like serine/threonine-protein kinase At4g27290 isoform X7, with translation MDCTAIILLCSCLLSILMFNSAADTITANQTISDGQTIVSAGGQFEMGFFSTAGLPLNRYFGIWYKKIANGSVVWVANRESPIFNTSGVVKVSSRGIVVSTNQSTDSIWTSNSSGSVKNPVAQLLDSGNLVFRDENEQQNFAWQSFDHPVDTILPRMKFGYDLVTGKDWYLVPWKSLDDPAPGNYIQRVDKNGYPQLFLWKDSVPWYRTGPWVGSKFSGLPIQEYNELYITRFVITETEAYYVFDLLNSETPITRLTLTPGGVSARYIWNREKNEWTQYLTLEVSDCDRYAICGTNGVCNVNKSPRCECLEGFDPVSPEDWAQADWTDGCSRKVQLKCGNGDGFLNYTGVKLPDTQWSWYSMSLNLVECEKRCLKDCNCTAYSNTDIRNGGSGCLLWFGGLKDMRGYSDDGQDLYVRMPGSGLRKEKTLAGQDLDLPIFSLMQIAKATDNFSDNRQLGKGGFGTVYKGILEEGKEIAVKRLSKDSRQGLDEFMNEVSCIAKLQHRNLVMLLGCCIEEGERILLYECLPNKSLDHYIFDINMSQSLDWPKRYSIIVGIARGLLYLHQDSRLKIIHRDLKASNILLDHEMNPKISDFGLARTFGESETPASTTRVVGTHGYMSPEYAFDGLFSVKSDVYSFGVSLLEVITGKRNRAFVHPDHSHNLIGHVWKRYTEGNLLEVIDSVILESISNQHEVFRVIQIGLLCVQEYPEDRPNMSSTIMMLTRDDTLPVPKQPGFFSERRNCPETGSSPKASTTNTISVTYFAAR